A single uncultured Methanolobus sp. DNA region contains:
- a CDS encoding (Fe-S)-binding protein: MSEIEKLLPGYNCGSCGFRQCRDFAAELSETKNAEDLHKCPFLARDNFRENMDKILVLLGKDIPMAEKIVGIIDGQEADFTLAPLRDECSCREDIHPFDGSIEIEVGDILRYRPLGCPVTHFAKVIDKVPGIYTVHMVGPLHRLGNDDFKFKDVGLCMILAFDGKVAKGKIPKVGQTVRFIPEYCMMQKVHSGMVVGVEGKNVRIEAIDLKVW, encoded by the coding sequence TTGAGCGAAATTGAAAAACTGCTTCCGGGTTACAACTGCGGAAGCTGTGGCTTCCGTCAGTGCAGGGATTTCGCAGCGGAACTTTCAGAAACAAAAAATGCTGAAGATTTACATAAATGTCCATTTCTAGCCCGTGATAATTTCAGGGAGAATATGGATAAGATTCTCGTCCTTCTTGGAAAAGATATTCCAATGGCCGAAAAGATTGTCGGCATAATTGATGGTCAGGAAGCTGATTTCACACTTGCACCTCTCAGAGACGAATGCTCATGCAGGGAGGATATCCACCCATTTGACGGTTCTATTGAAATAGAGGTTGGCGACATACTTCGTTATAGGCCACTGGGATGTCCTGTGACACACTTTGCAAAGGTCATTGACAAAGTACCGGGAATATATACGGTACACATGGTAGGCCCACTTCACAGGCTTGGAAATGATGATTTCAAGTTCAAGGATGTTGGTCTCTGTATGATACTGGCCTTTGACGGTAAAGTCGCAAAGGGAAAGATCCCAAAAGTAGGCCAGACAGTACGTTTCATACCTGAATACTGTATGATGCAGAAGGTCCACTCCGGCATGGTTGTCGGAGTTGAAGGTAAGAATGTGCGTATTGAAGCTATTGATCTTAAAGTATGGTAA
- a CDS encoding GTP-binding protein, with protein MKLVVVAGTPGSGKTSVLLHTIKALMRNEKSPAVVKVDCLWTDDDQRFKRLDIPVHVGLAKDMCPDHFTIYNTEEMLRWAEAEGADVLLSETAGLCLRCAPYPDECLAVCVIDVTTGPNTPLKVGPLLTTADVVVMTKGDLVSQAEREVFRERVLEVNPDCNIVEANGLTGKGSFELAELIRSGPDVVDDMLLRYNPPLAICSLCTGENRVARKHHMGVLRNLDGFMEYKGE; from the coding sequence ATGAAGCTGGTAGTAGTTGCAGGTACACCAGGTTCAGGAAAGACCTCTGTTCTCTTACACACCATCAAAGCTCTCATGAGAAATGAGAAAAGTCCTGCTGTGGTTAAAGTAGACTGTCTCTGGACCGATGATGACCAGCGTTTCAAGAGACTTGACATCCCGGTACACGTAGGACTTGCCAAGGACATGTGTCCTGACCATTTTACTATTTACAACACAGAAGAAATGCTCAGATGGGCAGAAGCAGAAGGTGCCGATGTCCTGTTGAGTGAAACAGCCGGACTTTGCCTACGCTGTGCCCCATATCCTGATGAGTGTCTTGCAGTTTGTGTTATTGACGTTACAACAGGTCCGAATACTCCACTAAAGGTTGGACCGCTGCTTACAACTGCAGATGTGGTTGTCATGACAAAAGGTGACCTTGTTTCCCAGGCAGAGCGTGAGGTATTCAGGGAGCGTGTACTTGAGGTCAATCCGGATTGTAATATTGTTGAAGCTAACGGACTGACCGGCAAAGGTTCATTCGAGCTTGCAGAACTGATACGCTCCGGCCCTGATGTTGTCGATGATATGCTCCTGCGTTACAATCCCCCGCTTGCAATATGCTCACTCTGTACCGGTGAGAACCGGGTTGCAAGAAAACATCACATGGGAGTTCTGAGAAACCTTGACGGTTTCATGGAATATAAGGGGGAATAA
- a CDS encoding ABC transporter ATP-binding protein: protein MSEIMNLTILGGVNKDGIDEPIRSVEISRGEIVGIVGPTGSGKSTLIDDIEQLAQGDTPTGRTILVNGQKPDANIRVDPRKKLVAQLSQNMHFLADMTVEEFLQMHARSRGKDESLVSRVIELANTLTGEPIAPHHHLTALSGGQSRSLMTADIAVISDSPVVLIDEVENAGIKKQEALQLLAGEGKIVVVVTHDPVLALMSSRRIVIRNGGMVDIITTSQEEQDVCCKISEVDNWLMSLRETIRRGDIVEQVA, encoded by the coding sequence ATGAGTGAAATAATGAACCTTACTATACTAGGTGGAGTCAACAAAGATGGTATTGACGAGCCGATCAGGTCAGTAGAGATATCCCGTGGTGAGATAGTGGGTATTGTTGGTCCAACTGGCTCTGGAAAGAGTACTCTTATAGATGACATTGAACAGCTTGCTCAGGGTGACACTCCAACAGGCAGGACAATTCTTGTCAACGGACAGAAACCGGATGCAAACATACGTGTAGACCCACGCAAGAAACTTGTTGCTCAACTTTCCCAGAACATGCACTTCCTTGCAGACATGACCGTTGAGGAATTTCTGCAAATGCACGCACGCAGCAGAGGTAAGGATGAAAGCCTTGTCTCAAGGGTTATTGAACTCGCAAACACACTTACAGGTGAACCAATTGCTCCACACCACCACCTAACAGCTCTTAGCGGTGGCCAGTCAAGGTCACTTATGACAGCTGATATTGCAGTTATTAGTGATTCTCCTGTGGTTCTCATTGATGAGGTAGAGAATGCAGGTATCAAGAAGCAGGAAGCTCTCCAGTTGCTTGCAGGTGAAGGTAAGATCGTTGTTGTTGTCACTCATGATCCTGTACTTGCACTTATGTCCTCCCGCAGGATAGTTATCAGGAACGGCGGTATGGTTGATATTATCACCACAAGCCAGGAAGAGCAGGATGTCTGCTGCAAGATAAGCGAGGTTGACAACTGGCTCATGTCCCTGAGGGAAACTATCAGGCGTGGCGATATTGTGGAGCAGGTTGCATGA
- a CDS encoding cysteate synthase has product MDKYTVKCLLCGEVHDPYSLSCKSGDESLLRAYYAAKQLIPTDMPGIWRYYNWLPVDGIIEEGSGRTVTYKSEALASELGLDDLWIAFNGYWPEKGANLMTCTFKDLESFPTMQRIREQEEKRIMVVASAGNTARAFANVCSITGQPLLLVVPKESVHRLWTIRDDNHSICLVTVEGDYFDAISLAGKIAARDGFVNEGGAKNVARRDGMATVMLDAVLTSGKLFDHYFQAVGSGTGGISAWEASLKLLDDGRFGDTLPKLHLGQSLPCAPLYSLWKGVDAVDASCPDGMYDDVLFNRKPPYALRGGVKDVIEASGGDIYALTNEEASAAQELFEKSEGIDLNPAAAVAVATLIQAVKSGKVKHDENIVLNITGGGQKRLMQDYDLKQLPVSLEVSAKDEDAENKVVKKVAEVFGI; this is encoded by the coding sequence ATGGACAAGTATACTGTGAAATGCCTGCTGTGTGGCGAAGTTCACGACCCGTATTCACTGAGTTGTAAAAGCGGGGACGAGTCTCTTCTTCGTGCATATTACGCAGCAAAACAATTAATTCCTACTGACATGCCAGGTATCTGGAGATATTACAACTGGCTTCCTGTTGACGGTATTATTGAGGAAGGCTCCGGCAGGACCGTGACTTACAAAAGCGAGGCTTTAGCTTCTGAACTGGGACTTGATGACCTGTGGATTGCCTTCAACGGCTACTGGCCGGAAAAAGGCGCTAATCTTATGACCTGCACTTTCAAGGATCTTGAATCATTCCCGACAATGCAGAGGATAAGGGAGCAGGAAGAAAAGAGAATAATGGTGGTCGCGTCCGCAGGAAACACTGCAAGGGCATTTGCCAATGTTTGCAGCATAACCGGACAGCCGCTTCTCCTCGTAGTACCTAAGGAAAGTGTCCACAGGTTATGGACCATTCGTGATGACAATCATTCGATCTGCCTTGTGACAGTTGAAGGTGATTATTTCGACGCGATCTCTCTTGCAGGCAAGATTGCTGCCAGGGATGGATTTGTTAATGAAGGCGGTGCTAAGAACGTAGCCCGACGTGATGGTATGGCCACCGTGATGTTAGATGCTGTACTGACATCCGGTAAACTCTTTGATCACTATTTCCAGGCTGTTGGAAGTGGAACCGGCGGAATTTCCGCATGGGAAGCTTCACTGAAATTACTTGACGATGGGAGGTTTGGGGATACACTTCCAAAGCTGCATCTGGGTCAGAGTCTTCCATGTGCCCCTCTTTACTCATTATGGAAAGGTGTTGATGCGGTAGATGCTTCTTGTCCTGACGGGATGTATGATGATGTCCTGTTCAACAGGAAGCCGCCTTATGCTCTGAGAGGTGGTGTGAAGGATGTGATTGAAGCAAGTGGTGGCGACATTTATGCTTTAACCAACGAGGAAGCATCCGCTGCCCAGGAACTCTTTGAGAAATCCGAGGGAATCGATCTCAATCCGGCTGCTGCAGTTGCAGTTGCAACACTTATACAGGCTGTCAAATCTGGTAAAGTGAAACATGATGAAAATATCGTCCTGAACATTACCGGTGGCGGACAAAAACGATTGATGCAAGATTATGATCTAAAGCAATTACCTGTTTCACTCGAAGTGTCAGCAAAAGATGAAGATGCTGAAAACAAGGTAGTAAAAAAGGTAGCAGAAGTATTTGGAATTTGA
- a CDS encoding HAD family phosphatase, with protein MLSSLIFDMDGVLVDSMPYHAEAWMQVSREVGANVTSEDIYEIEGANHRLGLQWLFEKAGGNIDPDRYDQILQRKIEIFTSIADVKPFNGMADCLKAMKNNFRLAVVTGSERVTVESFMDQFFPGIFDVIVSGEDVHYGKPYPEPYLKAIELLGIEKDECIVVENAPMGVESAKRAGLYCVGVPTYVSPDKLSLADIVLKDHASLTDYLYGHLSSCSQ; from the coding sequence ATGCTCAGTTCTCTTATTTTTGACATGGATGGCGTGCTTGTTGATTCTATGCCCTATCATGCCGAGGCGTGGATGCAGGTCTCCCGTGAAGTAGGTGCCAATGTTACATCTGAGGACATATACGAAATCGAAGGTGCCAATCACAGACTGGGCTTACAGTGGCTTTTTGAGAAAGCGGGTGGAAATATCGACCCTGACAGGTATGACCAGATCCTGCAGAGAAAGATAGAGATCTTTACAAGTATTGCCGATGTCAAACCGTTCAATGGAATGGCAGATTGCCTCAAGGCCATGAAAAACAATTTCAGGCTGGCGGTCGTCACAGGTTCTGAGCGTGTGACCGTTGAATCTTTCATGGACCAGTTCTTCCCCGGTATTTTTGATGTGATCGTTTCCGGTGAGGATGTACATTACGGAAAACCATATCCTGAACCGTATCTTAAGGCTATAGAGCTGCTTGGGATCGAAAAAGATGAATGTATTGTGGTTGAAAATGCTCCCATGGGTGTCGAGTCCGCAAAGCGTGCAGGTCTGTATTGTGTGGGTGTGCCCACATACGTTTCTCCTGATAAGCTTTCACTGGCGGATATCGTGTTGAAGGACCATGCATCACTGACAGATTATCTCTATGGTCACCTCAGCAGTTGTTCCCAATAA
- a CDS encoding tetratricopeptide repeat protein, producing the protein MTENGSYSEAINYYNKALGVEPGYIQALDNKGSTLYLMGDYSEASVIFDRILSIHPDSPAALFKKGMALSNMGQNEEAIEYYNRSLVQIANESTSDYETVFDIGIFSLIDISDDCNTPDITFDPRLPSVWYQKAVSLEAIGRHNESIYYFDQVIDLAGSQSSEFSMTAASLYELNKYNDSIEYYNRALEIEPDNSKYWYGKGLAYDGLGDYQTALFAYDEAIYYDPSNINAIYNKAVDLEKLGHPDLAVLQYNVYLTLDPYAVDIWYKMGTTYEELGNYESALKAYNQVLVYEPENGEVWTRKGDVLDILGKYQEAIDSYDKALLVGTDNKASGTYGAGAGLFGMPVDISECYSETPEFDSDSALLWYNKGLAFYKMSNYESAIEAFENAAATESNHPQLWYYMAVSYENLGMYEEAVRSYEKAVKVDNSCPKVYYDLALDYDRLGEFNSAQKSYTKALQLEPNFTAAYYNKALDLDNLEKYDESVQVYSKVLELQPNSIDALLRKGNALNEIGDYEEAILCYEQILQLDPTHAVAKFQLDVNRENLESKNMSSSCYASPSTIFGVMNDDVFSSDIFIWYSSNPFEGSYSTSLSDAEIFGNVVTFDDVWVSRGSTLERLSMTDEAVESYTTALLLNPSSANAWVSLASSYDKLGDYSNAITCYEQAVLLDPSDQDAWYSKGLSHFNKGDDQLAVESFSKVLLQDPGNLAALYYEALAYDNLEMYTESLKSYELILKNDAQNTDVWYKAGSAAYKLGLYDKSIDSFNHVLMYDPTNVSVLKMQSNAALGLGDDETALGYYDRILEVTPSDSIALFGKASIYDALGRYDEAIATYDAILALEPTNVKALNSKGFTYYLMDDLDAATASFEAAATADPTSASAWYHLGTLSYMRSSYKGSLFYYEKALELDPTCITAWYNKGFVLNVMGEVSDAVECYDKILAIDPESESALYNKQFALYRIGKSVTADETKAKLDAIDPGFVTALDDRGTKFFLPAAYSDTLDYELPSRWYSDPVGATNTTESTVASTAQGPTLSEHRHD; encoded by the coding sequence ATGACCGAAAACGGATCGTATTCTGAAGCTATCAACTATTACAATAAAGCTCTTGGGGTAGAACCTGGTTATATACAGGCGCTTGATAACAAGGGTTCAACCCTTTATCTGATGGGTGACTACAGTGAGGCATCTGTAATATTTGACCGTATACTTTCCATTCATCCTGATTCACCTGCGGCACTTTTCAAAAAAGGAATGGCTCTTTCTAATATGGGCCAGAATGAAGAGGCAATTGAATATTACAACAGATCGCTTGTGCAGATCGCAAATGAAAGCACATCCGATTATGAAACTGTCTTTGACATAGGTATCTTTTCATTAATTGATATTTCAGATGACTGTAATACTCCTGATATTACATTTGATCCAAGGTTACCAAGTGTCTGGTATCAAAAAGCAGTTTCTCTTGAGGCTATTGGAAGGCATAACGAATCTATCTATTATTTTGATCAGGTCATTGATCTTGCAGGTTCCCAATCGTCAGAATTCTCAATGACCGCGGCAAGTCTTTATGAACTGAACAAGTACAACGATTCTATTGAATATTACAACCGGGCACTTGAAATAGAGCCTGATAATTCGAAGTACTGGTATGGAAAAGGACTGGCATACGATGGACTTGGCGACTATCAGACCGCTCTGTTTGCTTATGATGAGGCTATCTATTATGATCCATCAAATATCAACGCTATCTATAACAAGGCAGTTGACCTTGAAAAACTTGGTCATCCTGACCTTGCAGTACTACAATACAATGTGTATCTGACACTTGATCCGTATGCGGTTGATATCTGGTACAAGATGGGAACCACCTATGAAGAGCTTGGAAACTATGAGTCTGCACTAAAAGCTTACAACCAGGTGCTTGTATACGAACCTGAGAACGGGGAAGTATGGACCAGAAAAGGTGATGTTCTTGACATACTTGGAAAATATCAGGAAGCTATCGATTCTTATGATAAGGCGCTTCTTGTGGGTACTGATAATAAGGCATCAGGGACCTACGGTGCAGGTGCCGGACTTTTTGGAATGCCTGTAGATATATCTGAATGTTACTCCGAAACACCGGAGTTCGATTCCGATTCCGCACTTCTCTGGTATAACAAAGGTCTTGCTTTCTATAAAATGTCCAATTATGAAAGTGCGATCGAGGCATTTGAGAACGCAGCAGCAACAGAATCCAACCATCCTCAACTATGGTATTACATGGCAGTTTCATATGAAAACCTTGGAATGTATGAGGAAGCTGTAAGGTCATATGAAAAAGCAGTGAAGGTGGACAACTCATGTCCAAAGGTATACTATGATCTTGCACTGGATTACGACCGTCTTGGAGAATTCAATTCCGCACAAAAGTCTTACACAAAGGCCTTACAACTTGAACCAAATTTCACAGCAGCCTATTATAACAAAGCTCTTGATCTTGATAATCTTGAAAAGTATGATGAATCGGTGCAAGTCTATTCAAAGGTTCTTGAATTGCAGCCAAATTCTATTGATGCATTACTCAGGAAAGGTAATGCATTGAATGAGATCGGTGACTATGAAGAAGCAATTCTATGTTATGAACAGATACTGCAACTGGACCCAACTCATGCAGTGGCAAAATTCCAGCTTGATGTGAACAGGGAAAATCTCGAAAGCAAAAATATGAGTTCTTCCTGTTATGCTTCTCCTTCCACTATCTTTGGTGTCATGAATGATGATGTTTTCAGTTCTGACATCTTTATATGGTATTCATCTAATCCATTTGAAGGTTCTTACTCTACCAGTTTAAGTGATGCGGAGATATTCGGTAATGTAGTAACTTTCGATGATGTCTGGGTATCCAGAGGTTCAACCCTTGAAAGGTTATCCATGACAGATGAGGCAGTAGAATCCTACACTACAGCTTTACTTTTGAACCCGTCTTCAGCAAACGCATGGGTGAGCCTGGCATCTTCATATGATAAACTTGGTGACTATTCAAATGCTATCACCTGTTACGAGCAGGCTGTGTTGCTCGATCCGTCCGATCAGGATGCATGGTACAGCAAAGGTCTCTCTCACTTTAACAAAGGCGACGACCAGTTGGCTGTGGAATCATTCTCAAAGGTACTTCTCCAGGATCCCGGTAATCTTGCTGCCCTTTATTATGAGGCACTGGCTTATGATAATCTGGAAATGTACACTGAATCTCTCAAATCCTATGAACTCATACTCAAAAATGATGCACAGAATACAGATGTCTGGTACAAGGCAGGTTCAGCAGCATACAAACTTGGACTCTATGACAAGTCCATAGATTCTTTCAACCATGTACTGATGTATGATCCTACCAATGTATCCGTGCTTAAGATGCAGAGCAATGCTGCATTGGGTCTTGGTGACGATGAGACTGCACTGGGATATTATGACCGGATACTTGAGGTAACACCATCTGATTCAATCGCGCTCTTTGGAAAGGCTTCCATCTATGACGCTCTTGGAAGATACGATGAGGCAATTGCAACCTATGATGCTATACTGGCACTTGAGCCCACTAATGTGAAAGCACTGAACAGCAAAGGTTTCACTTACTATCTGATGGACGATCTCGATGCTGCAACAGCATCCTTTGAAGCAGCAGCTACAGCAGATCCTACAAGTGCTTCTGCATGGTACCATCTGGGAACATTATCCTATATGAGAAGCAGCTACAAGGGCTCTCTTTTTTACTATGAGAAAGCTCTGGAACTTGATCCCACATGTATCACTGCATGGTATAACAAGGGTTTTGTTCTGAATGTAATGGGCGAGGTTTCTGATGCTGTCGAATGTTATGATAAGATACTGGCAATTGATCCTGAATCAGAATCTGCCCTTTACAATAAGCAGTTCGCTCTCTACCGCATCGGTAAATCCGTGACAGCTGATGAGACCAAGGCAAAACTCGATGCCATCGATCCCGGCTTTGTAACAGCTCTTGATGACAGGGGAACAAAGTTCTTCCTGCCAGCTGCATATAGCGACACTCTGGATTATGAATTGCCATCGAGGTGGTATTCTGATCCGGTAGGTGCTACAAATACTACCGAGAGCACTGTAGCCAGCACTGCACAAGGTCCAACTCTGTCAGAACACAGGCATGACTGA
- a CDS encoding YigZ family protein: MTGYNTLKKPGQAQKDIKNSIFIAYAIPVENEEEAKSFVSAIKEKHNDANHNVSAYLINRDNVLAMKYDDDGEPAGSSGKPVFKVLEMKELSNVAVVVTRYFGGIRLGFGGLARAYRETAIEAIENAGITEVTEKFVVVIESDYSDMDTVSRLAEQFGSILKTEYTEVVSFTVEVDSEAKDGFQEKLINVTRNMVTII; this comes from the coding sequence TTGACAGGCTACAATACTTTAAAGAAACCAGGACAGGCACAAAAAGATATTAAGAACTCCATATTCATCGCCTATGCCATTCCGGTAGAGAACGAAGAAGAAGCAAAGTCTTTCGTGTCTGCCATCAAAGAAAAACATAATGATGCAAACCACAATGTTTCAGCTTATCTGATAAACAGGGACAATGTGCTTGCAATGAAATATGATGACGATGGTGAACCTGCCGGAAGTTCAGGAAAGCCAGTGTTCAAGGTCCTTGAGATGAAGGAACTGAGCAATGTTGCAGTTGTTGTCACCCGGTATTTCGGAGGCATTAGACTAGGATTTGGAGGGCTTGCCAGAGCTTACCGGGAGACGGCCATTGAAGCTATTGAAAATGCAGGTATCACTGAAGTTACTGAAAAGTTTGTCGTGGTGATAGAATCTGATTATTCTGATATGGATACTGTTTCCAGATTGGCAGAGCAGTTTGGCAGCATACTGAAAACCGAGTATACAGAAGTAGTTTCTTTTACTGTGGAAGTGGATTCAGAAGCTAAAGATGGTTTTCAGGAAAAGCTTATTAACGTAACCCGTAACATGGTTACTATTATATAG
- a CDS encoding tetratricopeptide repeat protein codes for MSKRARDMAYRHFNKGVSLIEKGQHENALDILRQAAEQAKDADSPQIEAAVLQTYADLLFSQGKKEEALQGYIKAADIVESEPDYLLPEQRANMFSNMALALENAGRKIEAGDRYTIAAQNYRDLVQKDPSNQSHIANMVSTLNNMGALFAETGKYDRAFDAFEEALELQEGLEAGSKDENSTLQKKKTIRDNLLNIPLENASEMEKEKYDKLLQLYMEEAEIEGQSSLKVASIMQNSAHVLENEGQKDAAFSKLEEALKITSTFIDNEEESESGRKLSIGILRDMNRLLEAEGDTQKLMEKYGLILDTSREILASEPENTSYQLNVAFSLDIIGNLLKDSEDIEGAIRNIEESVDIVVNILQDEVDDNNTIHAAVAIIEDMLALAGLEKENGSKLKLYKKLGDKIGKLGQENLELGFINADICRETGRILAEEKRYSEALENFKKALSIYETVKHATGDDSKMNEVLKNTARAQFDLGRYDEALISFMQLIKSGETDREFSDRVDSILLELERKADNIGDVDLIGKEYDRILAIRAELLGIIPDLEGKNAGRIKEIQGKKADIMVAMGQLMKALDLYEQLQEHEDSGRYIPKIIKLLEKMEVSASKEQIDKKLETLQFLLSKYNVLAEKHPGNIQILVNKASVIDGIAYALSEKGETDESGYMCNYALEAYSELAALEPENMYPVERIAALNTRLAEIAVGSGIANEAEKRFLTSLETYRNLMNADPSNVEYELDHAGVLDGMGAFFLNAGMYSEAKKSYENALRSYAAIMDDNPENNTYRSYVIITLENLGYVLELMGRKDDANWMYESAKRIEEGN; via the coding sequence ATGTCCAAAAGAGCAAGAGATATGGCATACAGGCACTTCAACAAAGGAGTAAGCCTTATTGAGAAGGGACAGCATGAAAATGCACTGGATATTTTAAGACAGGCTGCTGAGCAGGCAAAAGATGCAGATTCACCACAGATAGAAGCTGCAGTTTTGCAGACCTATGCAGACCTGCTATTCTCACAGGGAAAAAAGGAAGAGGCTCTGCAGGGCTACATAAAAGCTGCAGATATTGTTGAGAGCGAGCCAGATTACCTTTTACCGGAACAGAGAGCAAATATGTTCAGTAATATGGCACTTGCACTTGAGAACGCCGGAAGGAAAATAGAGGCAGGTGACAGGTACACCATTGCTGCGCAGAACTATCGTGACCTTGTACAGAAAGACCCTTCCAACCAGTCACATATCGCCAACATGGTATCCACTCTTAATAATATGGGTGCCCTGTTCGCTGAAACCGGAAAATATGACAGGGCATTTGATGCTTTTGAAGAGGCACTGGAACTCCAGGAAGGACTTGAAGCGGGAAGTAAGGACGAGAACAGCACTTTACAGAAGAAGAAAACCATTCGCGATAATTTGCTGAACATTCCTCTGGAAAATGCATCCGAAATGGAGAAAGAAAAATACGATAAACTGCTGCAGTTGTATATGGAAGAAGCAGAAATAGAAGGGCAAAGTTCCCTGAAAGTTGCTTCTATAATGCAAAACAGCGCTCATGTTCTTGAGAATGAAGGCCAGAAAGATGCTGCTTTCTCTAAACTGGAAGAGGCACTGAAAATCACTTCTACATTCATTGATAATGAAGAAGAGTCAGAATCCGGCAGAAAGCTAAGCATAGGTATCCTGAGGGATATGAACAGGCTTCTGGAAGCGGAGGGAGATACCCAAAAACTGATGGAAAAGTATGGACTTATACTTGACACTTCAAGAGAAATACTTGCTTCTGAACCTGAAAATACGTCATACCAGCTAAATGTGGCTTTCTCACTGGATATTATTGGAAATCTCCTGAAAGATTCCGAGGATATAGAAGGTGCAATTAGAAACATAGAAGAATCAGTAGATATTGTTGTAAATATCCTTCAGGATGAGGTTGATGACAATAATACGATCCATGCTGCAGTAGCTATTATTGAAGACATGCTGGCTCTTGCAGGGCTTGAAAAGGAAAACGGATCGAAGCTGAAATTATACAAAAAACTTGGAGACAAAATAGGAAAACTTGGCCAGGAGAACCTTGAACTCGGATTTATCAATGCAGATATATGCCGAGAAACAGGAAGGATCCTCGCTGAAGAAAAACGTTATTCTGAAGCCCTTGAGAATTTCAAGAAGGCCTTATCCATATATGAGACCGTAAAGCATGCAACTGGAGATGATTCTAAGATGAATGAGGTTCTGAAGAACACAGCGAGAGCACAATTTGATCTTGGGCGCTATGATGAGGCTTTGATAAGCTTTATGCAACTTATAAAGAGCGGAGAAACTGACAGAGAGTTTTCAGACCGTGTTGACAGTATTCTTTTAGAGCTTGAAAGAAAGGCAGACAACATAGGTGATGTTGATCTCATCGGAAAGGAATATGACCGTATTCTTGCGATCAGAGCAGAGCTGCTTGGAATTATTCCAGATCTGGAAGGAAAGAATGCAGGAAGAATTAAAGAGATACAGGGAAAGAAAGCAGACATTATGGTTGCAATGGGACAGTTAATGAAAGCACTTGACCTTTATGAGCAACTTCAGGAGCATGAAGACTCTGGCAGGTACATCCCAAAAATCATTAAACTGCTTGAGAAGATGGAAGTTTCTGCCTCAAAAGAGCAGATTGACAAAAAACTTGAAACCCTGCAATTCTTACTCTCAAAATACAATGTCCTTGCAGAGAAGCACCCCGGCAATATCCAGATACTCGTAAACAAAGCATCTGTCATCGATGGCATTGCATATGCACTTTCAGAGAAGGGTGAAACAGACGAATCCGGATACATGTGTAACTATGCCCTTGAAGCATATTCTGAACTTGCTGCCCTTGAACCTGAAAATATGTATCCTGTTGAAAGGATTGCAGCACTCAATACAAGACTTGCGGAGATAGCAGTAGGTTCCGGAATTGCGAACGAGGCAGAAAAGAGGTTCCTTACTTCTCTTGAAACCTACAGGAACCTTATGAATGCTGATCCTTCCAATGTTGAATATGAACTTGACCATGCAGGCGTTCTTGATGGAATGGGAGCCTTTTTCCTGAATGCAGGAATGTATAGTGAAGCAAAGAAAAGCTATGAGAATGCACTTCGTTCATACGCTGCGATCATGGATGATAATCCAGAGAACAATACATACAGATCCTATGTGATAATCACTCTTGAGAACCTGGGCTACGTTCTTGAGCTTATGGGAAGAAAAGATGATGCTAACTGGATGTATGAAAGCGCTAAAAGAATAGAAGAGGGTAATTAA